Proteins from one Ricinus communis isolate WT05 ecotype wild-type chromosome 9, ASM1957865v1, whole genome shotgun sequence genomic window:
- the LOC8261302 gene encoding alkaline/neutral invertase A, mitochondrial: MSTSSCIGISTVKPCCRILIGYKNSSLFGFSPPKLSNQVINNNLSKSQSKSPHHRRFHCYSVNNRSRIIGNNKCIVNPNRRTFNISDSCWSQSKVLTSSLHVNIGTLRGLLVIPKVSSDIRNHSTSVESHINEKGFENIYIQGGLNVKPLVIEKIETGNNVVKEEDQCSKVEINGTHVNLDYFKGLNEIAPKVERERSEIEKEAWKLLEGAIVNYCGNPVGTVAANDPADKQPLNYDQVFIRDFVPSALAFLLNGEADIVKNFLLYTLQLQSWEKTVDCYSPGQGLMPASFKVRGVPLDGSDGAFEEVLDPDFGESAIGRVAPVDSGLWWIILLRAYGKITGDYTLQERIDVQTGIRLILNLCLSDGFDMFPTLLVTDGSCMIDRRMGIHGHPLEIQALFYSALRCAREMLIVNDGTKNLVAAINSRLSALSFHIREYYWVDMMKINEIYRYKTEEYSSNAVNKFNIYPDQIPSWLVDWIPEEGGYLIGNLQPAHMDFRFFTLGNLWAIVSSLGTQKQNEGILNLIEAKWDDLVAHMPLKISYPALDSEEWRIITGSDPKNTPWSYHNGGSWPTLLWQFTLACIKMGKPGLAEKAIALAEKRLSVDQWPEYYDTRSGRFIGKQSRLCQTWTVAGYLTSKMLLENPEKASLLFWDEDYDLLETCVCALSKTSRKKCSRFAARSQNHA; encoded by the exons aTGAGTACTAGCAGTTGCATTGGAATCTCAACTGTGAAACCCTGTTGTAGAATCCTAATTGGGTATAaaaattcttccctttttgGGTTTTCTCCACCTAAGTTAAgtaatcaagtcatcaataaCAATTTGTCGAAATCACAATCCAAATCACCACATCACCGTAGATTCCATTGTTACAGTGTCAATAATAGATCACGGATTATAGGTAATAACAAGTGTATTGTTAATCCGAATCGAAGAACTTTTAATATCTCTGATTCGTGTTGGAGTCAATCTAAGGTTCTTACATCTAGTTTACATGTAAATATTGGTACTCTAAGGGGTCTTTTAGTAATTCCCAAGGTATCTTCAGATATTAGGAATCATTCAACATCAGTTGAGTCTCATATTAATGAGAAGGGATTTGAGAACATTTACATTCAAGGTGGCTTGAATGTTAAGCCTTTGGTGattgaaaaaattgaaacaggAAATAATGTAgttaaagaagaagatcagTGTAGTAAGGTAGAGATAAATGGGACACACGTGAACTTAGATTATTTCAAGGGCTTGAATGAGATAGCTCCTAAGGTTGAGAGGGAACGGTCTGAGATTGAAAAGGAGGCATGGAAGTTGCTAGAAGGTGCTATTGTGAATTACTGTGGGAATCCAGTGGGGACGGTAGCTGCTAATGATCCTGCTGATAAGCAACCGCTGAATTACGATCAAGTATTTATTCGTGATTTTGTTCCATCTGCACTTGCTTTTCTGCTTAACGGAGAAGCAGACATTGTGAAGAACTTTCTCCTGTATACATTGCAGTTACAG AGTTGGGAGAAGACAGTGGACTGCTACAGTCCTGGGCAAGGATTGATGCCAGCAAGTTTTAAAGTCAGAGGTGTGCCCCTTGATGGAAGTGATGGAGCATTTGAAGAAGTTTTGGATCCTGATTTTGGTGAATCAGCCATTGGACGTGTAGCCCCAGTGGATTCTG GGTTGTGGTGGATAATATTGCTGCGAGCATACGGAAAGATCACAGGCGACTATACATTGCAGGAGAGAATTGATGTTCAGACAGGCATAAGGCTCATACTTAATCTGTGTTTATCAGATGGATTTGACATGTTTCCTACTCTGTTAGTCACCGATGGCTCCTGCATGATAGATAGACGGATGGGTATTCATGGACATCCTCTAGAAATCCAA GCCTTGTTCTATTCCGCTCTCCGGTGTGCCCGCGAGATGCTCATTGTCAACGATGGAACCAAGAATTTGGTAGCTGCTATCAATAGTCGACTCAGTGCACTTTCATTTCATATCAGAGAGTACTATTGGGTGGATATGATGAAAATTAATGAGATCTACCGTTACAAAACAGAGGAATACTCGTCAAATGCCGTcaacaaatttaatatatatccaGATCAAATTCCTTCATGGCTAGTGGATTGGATTCCTGAAGAAGGTGGCTATCTCATTGGCAATCTACAACCTGCTCATATGGATTTTAGGTTTTTCACACTTGGGAATCTTTGGGCCATTGTCTCCTCTTTGGGAACCCAAAAACAGAATGAAGGTATCCTGAATTTGATTGAGGCCAAATGGGATGATCTTGTAGCTCATATGCCTCTTAAGATTTCCTACCCTGCTCTGGATTCTGAAGAATGGCGTATTATTACTGGAAGTGATCCAAAAAATAC CCCATGGTCCTATCACAATGGAGGATCCTGGCCAACCCTTCTATGGCAG TTCACATTGGCTTGTATAAAGATGGGGAAACCTGGATTAGCAGAAAAGGCGATTGCTTTGGCTGAGAAGAGGTTATCAGTGGATCAGTGGCCTGAATACTATGACACACGCAGTGGAAGGTTTATAGGCAAACAATCCCGGCTCTGTCAGACATGGACAGTTGCCGGTTACCTAACATCAAAGATGCTTTTGGAGAACCCAGAGAAGGCATCATTGTTATTCTGGGACGAGGATTATGATCTCCTCGAGACTTGTGTCTGCGCACTTAGTAAAACCAGTCGAAAGAAGTGTTCCCGGTTCGCTGCAAGATCTCAGAATCATGCCTAA